A portion of the Adhaeribacter radiodurans genome contains these proteins:
- a CDS encoding L-threonylcarbamoyladenylate synthase → MAITGTDINHAANLLRTGQLVSIPTETVYGLAANAYLEEAVVSIFEAKQRPAFDPLIVHTHSIQEFEKIAVNIPNRAYQLAEAFMPGPVTFILPRNPIIPLLVTSGNESVGIRIPNHPLTLSLLRQLDFPLAAPSANPFGYVSPTTAQHVAQQLGDRIPYILDGGPCQIGIESTIINLVNNEVEILRLGGLAIEEIETIIGQRVKFVKTSSSNPKAPGMLSSHYAPRKKVVLGDISKNIKQFDPHRTGILSFQKVWQQVPREQQYILAPSGDTSEAARNLFAALRQLDSLPIDIILAEQVPETGLGKAINDRLIRASF, encoded by the coding sequence ATGGCAATAACAGGAACGGATATAAACCACGCTGCTAATTTACTGCGGACTGGACAGCTTGTATCCATCCCCACTGAAACCGTTTATGGCTTAGCAGCCAATGCTTACCTGGAAGAAGCAGTTGTTTCTATTTTTGAGGCCAAGCAGCGGCCGGCTTTTGACCCTTTAATTGTGCATACGCATAGCATTCAGGAGTTTGAGAAGATAGCAGTAAATATCCCAAATCGAGCTTACCAGTTAGCCGAAGCGTTTATGCCCGGCCCGGTTACTTTTATTTTACCCCGTAATCCAATAATTCCGCTGCTGGTTACGTCCGGGAACGAATCGGTAGGCATACGTATTCCTAATCATCCGCTTACTTTAAGTTTATTGCGGCAATTAGATTTTCCCCTGGCTGCTCCCAGCGCTAACCCGTTTGGTTATGTGAGTCCTACTACAGCACAGCACGTGGCGCAACAGCTCGGCGATCGTATTCCGTATATTCTGGATGGCGGCCCGTGCCAGATAGGAATTGAATCCACTATTATTAATTTAGTAAATAATGAAGTAGAAATACTACGCTTAGGTGGTCTGGCCATAGAAGAAATTGAAACAATCATAGGGCAGCGCGTTAAATTTGTAAAAACGAGTAGTTCTAATCCCAAAGCGCCGGGTATGCTCAGTAGCCATTATGCTCCCCGCAAAAAAGTAGTATTAGGTGATATTAGTAAAAACATAAAGCAGTTTGACCCGCACCGAACAGGTATTTTATCTTTTCAGAAAGTATGGCAGCAAGTTCCTCGGGAACAACAATATATTTTAGCACCTAGTGGAGATACCAGTGAAGCGGCCCGTAATTTATTTGCCGCTCTCCGCCAATTAGATTCTTTACCAATTGATATTATTTTAGCAGAACAAGTGCCGGAAACTGGATTAGGCAAAGCCATTAACGACCGATTAATCCGTGCTTCGTTCTGA
- a CDS encoding ExbD/TolR family protein yields MPKVKPHRARPTLDMTPMVDLAFLLVTFFMLISKFAPEEVVVVDTPSSTSDIKLPESDIITITVDKTGRAFYAVGGQKTRQELLDKMAAKYKLNFTPAEKQQFATMESFGVPIEQLKSLLNLSPEERKRARQPGVPFDSVNNQLGDWIMQTRYSNPKVKIAIKGDNDASVPAIKGVIKTLQDRKVNRFNLITDMEVKPRNL; encoded by the coding sequence ATGCCTAAAGTAAAACCTCATAGAGCCCGACCTACCCTGGACATGACGCCCATGGTAGACTTGGCCTTCTTGCTGGTTACCTTCTTCATGCTGATTTCTAAATTTGCACCTGAAGAAGTAGTGGTCGTAGATACTCCGTCATCTACCTCGGACATTAAACTACCGGAATCGGATATTATTACGATTACCGTAGATAAAACCGGACGAGCTTTTTACGCAGTAGGCGGCCAAAAAACCAGACAGGAATTATTAGATAAAATGGCAGCTAAATACAAACTAAACTTCACTCCTGCGGAGAAACAGCAATTCGCAACAATGGAGAGTTTTGGCGTGCCAATTGAACAACTTAAATCTTTACTTAACCTGAGTCCGGAAGAACGGAAAAGAGCCAGACAGCCAGGTGTTCCTTTTGATTCTGTGAATAATCAATTAGGCGACTGGATAATGCAAACCCGTTACTCCAACCCGAAAGTAAAGATTGCAATTAAAGGTGATAATGATGCGTCTGTACCTGCTATTAAAGGAGTTATTAAAACTCTACAAGATAGAAAGGTAAACCGTTTCAATCTGATCACCGATATGGAAGTAAAACCTAGAAACCTCTAA
- the glmM gene encoding phosphoglucosamine mutase, translated as MALIKSISGIRGTIGGKTGEALTPLDVVKFTAAFGEWVLETTQNNTIVVGRDARLSGDMVNKLVAATLQSMGINVIDVGLSTTPTVEMAVPAKQAGGGIILTASHNPKQWNALKLLNDKGEFISDIEGKLILEIAEKEAFDFAPVTKLGKYIQSDNALRKHIKAIVELPLVDVEAIKAKNFRVVVDAVNSSGGFAVPMLLEALGVTQIEKLYCEPDGNFAHNPEPLPENLREISKILEKGKFDLGIVVDPDVDRLALVCEDGSMFGEEYTLVAVADYVLQHTKGNTVSNLSSTRALRDVTEKAGGEYFAAAVGEVNVVNLMKEKNAVIGGEGNGGVIYPELHYGRDALVGIALFLTHLAKSDLRMTRMRASYPNYFISKNKIELTPEVDVGDVLVQMQKRYAKQPVNTIDGVKIEFNKEWVHLRRSNTEPIIRIYAESETNATAEHLANKIITDIKEIISVKA; from the coding sequence GTGGCTTTAATAAAATCTATCTCAGGAATCCGGGGAACAATTGGCGGCAAAACCGGGGAGGCTCTAACTCCCTTGGATGTAGTTAAGTTCACCGCCGCTTTTGGCGAATGGGTTCTGGAAACTACCCAAAATAATACGATTGTAGTAGGGCGTGATGCCCGCTTATCCGGCGACATGGTGAATAAGCTGGTTGCAGCTACTCTGCAAAGTATGGGCATTAATGTAATTGATGTAGGATTATCTACTACTCCTACCGTAGAAATGGCTGTTCCTGCTAAACAAGCTGGGGGAGGCATTATTTTAACGGCTAGTCATAACCCAAAGCAGTGGAATGCTCTAAAATTGCTGAATGATAAAGGCGAGTTTATTTCGGATATTGAGGGTAAATTAATATTAGAAATAGCAGAAAAGGAAGCTTTTGATTTTGCTCCGGTTACTAAATTAGGTAAATACATACAAAGTGATAATGCTTTACGCAAGCACATAAAAGCTATTGTAGAGCTACCTTTAGTAGATGTAGAAGCTATTAAAGCGAAAAATTTCCGGGTAGTAGTAGATGCTGTTAATTCAAGCGGCGGTTTTGCTGTGCCTATGTTGCTGGAAGCGCTGGGCGTTACCCAAATCGAAAAATTATATTGCGAACCGGATGGTAACTTTGCGCATAATCCGGAACCCTTACCAGAAAATCTGCGTGAAATTTCTAAAATATTAGAAAAAGGTAAGTTTGACTTAGGTATAGTAGTAGATCCGGATGTAGACCGGCTGGCTTTGGTTTGCGAAGATGGCAGCATGTTCGGTGAAGAGTATACCTTGGTGGCCGTAGCCGATTACGTATTACAACATACAAAAGGCAATACAGTATCTAATTTATCTTCTACCCGAGCTTTACGCGACGTAACTGAAAAAGCAGGCGGTGAGTATTTTGCTGCCGCGGTTGGCGAGGTAAACGTGGTAAATTTAATGAAAGAGAAAAATGCTGTAATTGGGGGCGAAGGTAACGGTGGTGTTATTTACCCGGAACTACATTACGGCCGCGATGCTCTCGTGGGTATTGCTTTATTTCTAACGCATTTAGCTAAAAGTGATCTGCGGATGACTCGTATGCGCGCATCGTACCCTAACTATTTCATTTCTAAAAATAAAATTGAGTTAACCCCGGAAGTAGATGTGGGAGATGTTCTGGTGCAAATGCAAAAACGTTACGCCAAACAACCGGTAAATACCATTGATGGCGTTAAAATCGAATTTAATAAAGAATGGGTTCATTTACGTCGGTCTAACACCGAACCAATTATTCGGATTTATGCCGAATCAGAAACCAATGCTACCGCCGAACATTTAGCTAATAAAATTATTACAGACATAAAAGAAATTATTTCGGTAAAAGCATAA
- a CDS encoding ExbD/TolR family protein, protein MAEIQEKGGGGGKGGKKRSKKQSTRIDMTPMVDLGFLLLTFFILTTTFAKPQTMEINMPVKDVKPEEQQALKASNALTLIADEKDQLFWYAGLPDNPTEPGVQLTDYSANGLRKILLDRRSNPNLTVLLKQTDKSRYKNMVDMLDEMNITGIRKYAIVDVDPRDTKLIADAKAKL, encoded by the coding sequence ATGGCAGAAATACAAGAGAAAGGCGGCGGAGGCGGGAAAGGCGGTAAGAAAAGATCCAAGAAACAATCTACCCGGATTGATATGACCCCGATGGTGGACCTTGGCTTCCTTTTATTAACGTTCTTTATTTTGACTACTACCTTCGCCAAACCGCAGACGATGGAAATTAACATGCCGGTTAAAGACGTAAAACCAGAAGAACAGCAAGCATTGAAAGCTTCAAATGCACTTACCTTAATTGCAGATGAAAAAGATCAGCTTTTCTGGTACGCTGGTTTACCGGATAATCCTACCGAACCTGGTGTGCAGTTAACCGATTATTCAGCTAATGGCCTCCGGAAAATCTTATTAGATCGCCGGTCTAATCCGAACTTAACCGTACTACTTAAGCAAACGGATAAGTCGCGGTATAAGAATATGGTGGATATGCTGGATGAAATGAACATTACTGGCATCCGGAAGTATGCAATTGTAGATGTGGATCCCCGGGATACGAAATTAATTGCTGACGCAAAAGCTAAATTATAG
- a CDS encoding MotA/TolQ/ExbB proton channel family protein — protein sequence MEKKNAVVTNAPKPATSKPAAATANKEGAAGSIFASIVIPVAIVVSILIYMFILGNPANFEGGNPENHPLPGNYLGVVYKGGVIVPMLISLNLMVLVFAIERFLTINKARGSKGIEQFVRTIRQRLNVNDVNGALAACDAQKGSVANVVRSGLGKYKEMETDRTLAKDQKILAIQKEIEESTALELPMLEKNLVIISTIASISTLVGLIGTVLGMIKAFSALATAGSPDAVALANGISEALINTALGIIGSTIAIIAYNFFTSKIDALTYSIDEAGFSIIQTFAAQHDNAGHTSATATHSSVNV from the coding sequence ATGGAAAAAAAGAATGCCGTAGTTACGAATGCGCCAAAACCAGCAACTTCAAAGCCAGCTGCTGCTACCGCTAATAAAGAAGGTGCAGCCGGTTCTATATTTGCCAGCATCGTTATCCCAGTAGCAATTGTGGTTTCAATCCTGATATACATGTTTATCCTGGGCAACCCGGCAAACTTTGAAGGTGGAAATCCAGAAAATCACCCACTACCAGGTAATTACCTTGGCGTAGTTTACAAAGGTGGCGTTATTGTGCCAATGTTGATTTCCTTAAACTTAATGGTTCTAGTTTTTGCTATTGAGCGTTTCTTAACCATTAATAAAGCAAGAGGTAGCAAAGGAATTGAGCAGTTTGTAAGAACTATCCGCCAAAGATTAAATGTTAACGATGTAAACGGTGCTTTAGCTGCCTGCGATGCTCAAAAAGGTTCAGTAGCTAACGTAGTTAGATCTGGTTTAGGCAAATACAAAGAAATGGAAACGGACCGTACTTTGGCCAAAGATCAAAAAATTCTGGCTATCCAGAAGGAAATTGAAGAATCTACCGCTTTAGAACTACCTATGCTAGAGAAAAACCTGGTAATTATTTCTACTATTGCTTCCATCTCTACCTTAGTAGGTCTGATTGGAACAGTACTAGGTATGATTAAAGCGTTCTCGGCTCTTGCAACTGCTGGTAGCCCAGATGCTGTTGCTCTTGCAAACGGTATCTCTGAAGCTTTGATTAATACCGCTCTGGGTATTATTGGTTCTACTATTGCCATTATAGCTTATAACTTCTTCACAAGTAAAATTGATGCTCTTACTTATAGCATCGACGAAGCTGGTTTTAGTATTATCCAAACCTTTGCTGCGCAGCACGATAATGCTGGTCATACTAGCGCTACTGCTACACATTCATCTGTTAACGTATAA
- a CDS encoding PstS family phosphate ABC transporter substrate-binding protein → MKSSLSFKFYWRLLILPMLVAGIFACNREGKIEDTPTSGTIKISVDEAFAPIIDSHVYAFQKFYKYAKVNASYKSEAETVKDLLQDSARLIVISRPLTDDEKKVFEQQKIIPRITKIAVDGVALITHPSNPDTTFTMEEVRTIFSGKVTSWRQLNPSSKLSDITIVFDNAGSSTARYITDSVINKQPLPKKIFAAKTNKALVDYVAQNPNALGVIGVNWISDFDDSTSIGFLRKIKVAAVSNNPDKEVTEAFVQPFQGYLAQKSYPLRRNVYIVSREARAGLGTGFASFVAGDKGQRIILKSGLVPASVPVRIISIKE, encoded by the coding sequence ATGAAAAGCTCCTTATCTTTTAAATTTTATTGGCGATTACTAATATTGCCGATGTTAGTGGCCGGAATATTTGCCTGTAACCGCGAAGGTAAAATAGAAGATACGCCCACTTCCGGAACCATAAAAATTAGCGTAGATGAGGCCTTTGCTCCTATTATCGATTCGCATGTTTATGCTTTTCAGAAGTTTTATAAGTATGCAAAGGTAAATGCTTCTTACAAATCAGAAGCGGAAACAGTAAAGGATTTACTACAGGATAGCGCTCGCCTGATTGTAATTTCACGGCCTTTAACAGACGATGAAAAGAAAGTTTTTGAGCAACAAAAAATAATACCTCGCATAACTAAAATTGCTGTAGATGGAGTTGCCCTTATTACGCATCCCAGCAACCCCGATACTACCTTTACGATGGAAGAAGTGCGTACTATTTTCAGTGGTAAAGTAACTTCTTGGCGACAACTTAATCCTAGTTCCAAATTATCAGATATTACCATTGTATTTGATAATGCTGGCTCAAGTACAGCACGTTACATTACGGATTCCGTTATTAACAAACAACCATTACCTAAAAAAATATTTGCGGCAAAAACGAATAAGGCTCTGGTAGATTATGTAGCTCAAAACCCCAATGCCTTAGGCGTAATAGGTGTTAATTGGATTAGCGATTTTGATGATAGCACCTCCATCGGATTTTTACGTAAGATAAAAGTAGCAGCGGTAAGTAATAATCCAGACAAAGAAGTAACCGAAGCCTTCGTTCAACCGTTTCAAGGATATTTGGCACAAAAAAGTTATCCTTTGCGTCGAAATGTTTATATTGTGAGCCGAGAAGCACGGGCAGGGCTTGGCACAGGTTTTGCATCATTCGTAGCTGGTGATAAAGGCCAGCGTATAATACTGAAATCGGGTCTAGTACCTGCCAGTGTGCCGGTACGTATAATATCTATTAAAGAATAA
- a CDS encoding tetratricopeptide repeat protein, producing the protein MIKNWKYILAISASFITSAGFAQSVQDVQRLVEVERYKEAKAALLRLNTSNPNDEVSYNLGDLYLKEGKVDSANTIFTQALAKDDKSARSMVGLGKVALMKGNTAEAERQFDAAIKRTKGKDANIFKLIGQAYADSDVKDITKALGYMNEANKITKNNDAEAHIILGDIHLKNPNGGGEAMTAYDRAIQIDPNNAKAYLKKGQLYVRSKNYNEAQAAFEKVIALNPNYAPAYRDLGEMNYFVGKYDKAVENFKKYRSMAENSIDTQIKYASFLFLTEDYQGTLAEAQQVLQQDPNNLVMNRLLAYSLYKTDKTPEALQVMEKYFQIAQADPTKIIASDYAYYGRMLADTGKTEEATANLEKALAMDPENLDVQNEAAAAYVKAKQYDKAIAMYKNKVKAKPSLVDNFKLADVYLAAGQFDSADSLYAGIIQARPEYATAYLRRAQVAESKDKAQTGAAKDAYEQYIKVANQDPTKAASNKQGLFVANYYLGFQAYKAKDYATAKTYWNEAKRLDPTNKDVETALKNIEVAQKRPTASKRK; encoded by the coding sequence ATGATCAAAAACTGGAAGTATATTCTGGCGATTTCTGCTTCTTTTATTACATCGGCTGGGTTTGCGCAAAGTGTGCAAGATGTACAGCGTTTAGTAGAAGTAGAACGTTATAAAGAAGCAAAAGCAGCCCTGCTACGCCTAAATACATCAAACCCGAATGACGAAGTAAGTTATAACTTAGGAGATTTATACCTAAAAGAGGGAAAAGTTGACTCTGCCAATACCATATTCACCCAAGCACTGGCAAAAGACGACAAATCTGCCAGAAGTATGGTGGGTTTAGGCAAAGTTGCTTTAATGAAAGGCAATACTGCTGAGGCAGAACGTCAGTTTGATGCAGCTATTAAGCGGACAAAAGGTAAAGACGCAAACATTTTTAAACTAATTGGTCAAGCCTACGCTGATTCTGATGTAAAAGATATAACTAAGGCTCTTGGTTATATGAACGAAGCCAATAAAATTACTAAAAATAACGATGCAGAGGCTCATATCATTTTAGGTGATATCCATTTGAAGAACCCCAATGGTGGTGGCGAGGCAATGACTGCTTACGACAGAGCTATTCAAATTGATCCAAATAACGCTAAAGCTTACCTGAAAAAAGGTCAGTTATATGTTCGCTCTAAGAACTATAACGAAGCTCAGGCAGCTTTCGAGAAAGTTATCGCTCTTAATCCAAACTATGCCCCTGCCTACCGCGATTTAGGTGAAATGAACTACTTTGTAGGTAAATACGATAAAGCTGTTGAGAATTTTAAAAAATATCGCTCAATGGCTGAAAACTCGATTGATACACAAATCAAGTATGCCTCTTTCTTGTTCTTAACAGAAGATTATCAGGGTACATTAGCTGAAGCGCAACAAGTTTTGCAGCAAGACCCTAATAATTTAGTAATGAACCGTTTATTAGCTTACTCGCTGTACAAGACCGATAAAACTCCGGAAGCCTTACAGGTTATGGAAAAATACTTTCAAATAGCTCAAGCTGACCCAACCAAAATAATAGCTTCTGATTATGCTTATTATGGTCGTATGTTAGCTGATACTGGTAAAACAGAAGAAGCAACTGCCAACCTGGAAAAAGCTTTAGCCATGGATCCAGAAAACTTAGATGTGCAAAACGAAGCAGCAGCGGCTTATGTAAAAGCTAAGCAATATGACAAAGCTATAGCGATGTATAAAAACAAAGTTAAAGCGAAACCAAGCTTAGTAGATAATTTTAAATTAGCTGACGTATACTTGGCGGCTGGCCAATTTGACTCTGCTGACTCACTTTATGCTGGTATAATTCAGGCCAGACCAGAGTATGCAACTGCTTACTTACGTCGGGCTCAAGTAGCTGAAAGCAAAGATAAAGCCCAAACTGGTGCTGCAAAAGATGCTTATGAGCAATACATTAAAGTTGCTAACCAAGATCCGACTAAGGCAGCTTCCAATAAACAAGGCTTATTTGTGGCTAATTATTATTTAGGCTTCCAGGCTTATAAAGCAAAGGATTACGCTACTGCCAAAACTTACTGGAACGAAGCCAAACGTTTAGATCCAACTAACAAGGATGTAGAAACTGCCTTAAAAAATATTGAAGTAGCTCAAAAAAGGCCAACTGCATCTAAAAGAAAGTAA
- a CDS encoding energy transducer TonB, with the protein MEQQLNYSTASLDDIVFEYRNKSYGAFFLRKIYNKHVTIATFIAIAIFILFISAPLIAKLIGGDDETNKVVKIEKVVELAEPPSLENKPPPPPPDLPPPPPPVVSTVKFTPPVIKKDEEVREEEEIPDQKELEDVVISTKTVEGNTNQEVLTEVEAPSEVGEVVEEQIFTFVEQNPTFPGGIEAMYKYLGKNIRYPAVASRNGLEGNVILQFVVNKEGAISDIQVVKSLGGGTDEEAVRVIKSMPNWSPGKQNGRPVNVRYTLPVRFKLQ; encoded by the coding sequence ATGGAACAACAACTAAATTATTCAACCGCGTCGCTCGATGACATTGTTTTCGAGTACCGCAATAAGTCCTACGGAGCCTTTTTCCTTCGGAAGATTTATAATAAGCACGTTACCATTGCTACTTTTATTGCTATTGCTATTTTTATCTTGTTTATAAGTGCTCCTTTAATTGCTAAATTAATTGGTGGCGACGATGAGACAAATAAAGTAGTGAAAATAGAGAAAGTAGTAGAGCTCGCTGAACCACCTTCATTAGAAAATAAACCACCTCCACCCCCACCAGATTTGCCGCCACCGCCACCACCCGTGGTTTCTACGGTAAAATTTACCCCTCCGGTTATTAAGAAAGATGAGGAGGTACGGGAAGAGGAAGAAATTCCGGATCAGAAAGAATTGGAAGATGTAGTTATCTCTACAAAAACTGTAGAAGGTAATACGAACCAAGAAGTACTGACCGAAGTTGAGGCACCTTCTGAAGTAGGTGAAGTTGTGGAAGAACAAATCTTTACCTTCGTAGAACAGAACCCAACCTTCCCCGGCGGTATCGAAGCAATGTACAAATACTTAGGTAAAAACATTAGATACCCCGCTGTAGCTTCTCGGAACGGCTTAGAAGGTAACGTAATTCTACAGTTCGTAGTAAATAAAGAAGGTGCTATTTCTGATATTCAGGTAGTAAAATCTTTAGGTGGCGGTACCGACGAAGAAGCGGTTCGCGTAATTAAATCAATGCCAAACTGGTCTCCAGGTAAGCAAAATGGTCGGCCGGTAAATGTTCGTTATACATTACCTGTTCGCTTTAAATTACAGTAA
- a CDS encoding LOG family protein has translation MKCIAVFCGANFGNKEIYTTKARELGKMFAQQGIALVYGGGNVGLMGVIADNVLAHGGKAIGVIPQSLVEREVAHATLTELHVVQTMHQRKALMADLADAFIAMPGGFGTLDEVCEIITWNQLGIIIKPVGFYNINGYFDKFIQLIEGAVTEGFIREEHRTNLIVADEPEKLLQNMQGYNPVSASKWIDFNKA, from the coding sequence ATGAAGTGTATTGCTGTGTTTTGTGGCGCCAACTTTGGGAACAAAGAAATTTATACAACTAAAGCGCGGGAGTTGGGTAAAATGTTTGCTCAACAAGGAATTGCCTTAGTATATGGCGGTGGAAATGTAGGCTTAATGGGAGTTATTGCGGATAATGTTTTGGCTCATGGCGGTAAGGCAATAGGCGTGATACCACAAAGTTTAGTAGAACGTGAAGTAGCGCATGCAACGCTTACTGAATTACACGTGGTACAAACCATGCACCAGCGAAAAGCCTTAATGGCAGATTTAGCCGATGCCTTTATAGCTATGCCGGGTGGTTTTGGTACCCTGGATGAAGTTTGTGAAATTATTACTTGGAATCAGTTGGGCATAATTATTAAACCGGTAGGGTTTTATAATATAAATGGCTATTTCGACAAGTTTATTCAACTAATTGAGGGAGCAGTGACCGAAGGTTTTATCCGGGAAGAGCACCGTACTAACCTGATTGTAGCAGATGAGCCGGAAAAGCTACTGCAAAATATGCAAGGGTATAATCCGGTAAGTGCCAGTAAATGGATAGACTTTAATAAGGCTTAA
- the mazG gene encoding nucleoside triphosphate pyrophosphohydrolase, with translation MPDKEATRQNHLQAFNRLLDIMDELREKCPWDRKQTITSLRHLTIEETYELSDAILRNDMSDVKKEIGDLLLHLVFYAKIASETQIFDLADVLNSLCDKLIFRHPHIYGNTEANTEEEVKKNWEQLKIKEGNKSVLGGVPVSLPALVKAMRIQEKARGAGFDWDNKTQVWEKVEEELSEFKTEYHLKAEEEIDIEKATDELGDLLFSIINFARFIEVNPEEALERTNLKFIKRFQYLEQEAQKNGKSLTQMTLAEMDVYWNQAKKVL, from the coding sequence ATGCCTGATAAAGAAGCTACTCGTCAGAATCACTTGCAAGCATTTAACCGCCTGCTGGATATTATGGACGAGTTACGAGAGAAATGTCCCTGGGATCGGAAACAAACCATTACGAGTCTGCGGCATTTAACCATTGAAGAAACTTACGAGCTTTCGGATGCCATTTTGCGCAACGATATGTCTGATGTTAAAAAAGAAATAGGGGATTTATTATTACATTTAGTATTCTACGCCAAAATTGCTTCTGAAACTCAAATTTTTGATTTAGCCGACGTTTTAAATAGTTTATGTGATAAGCTTATTTTCCGGCATCCGCATATTTACGGCAATACAGAAGCAAACACAGAAGAAGAAGTTAAAAAGAATTGGGAACAGTTAAAGATAAAAGAAGGCAATAAATCGGTGCTAGGGGGCGTTCCAGTATCGCTGCCAGCTTTAGTAAAAGCCATGCGCATTCAGGAAAAGGCCCGCGGAGCAGGATTTGATTGGGACAACAAAACCCAGGTTTGGGAAAAAGTAGAAGAAGAATTAAGCGAATTTAAAACTGAATATCATTTAAAAGCTGAAGAAGAAATTGATATAGAGAAAGCAACCGACGAATTAGGTGATTTGCTCTTTTCTATTATCAACTTCGCCCGTTTTATTGAGGTAAACCCAGAAGAAGCGTTAGAGCGAACTAATTTAAAATTTATTAAGCGATTTCAGTACTTGGAGCAGGAAGCTCAAAAGAACGGTAAATCTCTAACCCAAATGACTCTAGCAGAGATGGATGTATATTGGAACCAAGCCAAAAAAGTTCTTTAA
- a CDS encoding cysteine desulfurase family protein, with the protein MVVYLDNAATTPLDKEVFDTMAPYMLEYFGNPSSIHAHGRQVRSAIEKARKTIAGLLNAAPAEIFFTSGGTEADNIAVFSTIRALGIKQAITTRLEHHAVLHSLEALEKLGEINLQYLNYDEKGNLDLDHLESLLTTNNQTFVSIMHANNEIGNLNDVQAISEICLKYNAVFHSDTVQTMGHYQHDLQQLKTHFIVGSAHKFHGPKGVGFIYTNGAVKIPPLIHGGSQERNMRGGTENVYGIIGLAKALEIAYRDMDKHQQYIQSLKNRMIERLTAQIPDVQFNGNSAIAEKSLYTVLNVSLPPSDITEMLLFNLDINKISASGGSACTSGANAGSHVLSALNCDPDRGAIRFSFSKYNTPAEIDYAAEKLAGLYVKVPA; encoded by the coding sequence ATGGTTGTTTACCTGGATAACGCTGCTACCACCCCACTGGATAAAGAAGTTTTTGATACGATGGCGCCGTACATGTTAGAATATTTTGGTAATCCATCGTCGATTCATGCGCATGGACGGCAGGTACGGTCGGCTATTGAAAAAGCACGAAAAACAATTGCTGGCTTGCTTAATGCGGCACCCGCCGAAATTTTCTTTACTTCTGGTGGTACGGAGGCCGATAATATAGCTGTATTTTCTACTATTCGGGCACTTGGCATTAAACAAGCTATAACCACGCGTTTAGAACACCATGCGGTACTACATTCCTTAGAAGCATTGGAGAAACTAGGTGAAATTAATCTGCAATACCTGAACTACGACGAAAAAGGTAATCTTGATTTAGATCATTTAGAATCTCTCTTAACTACTAATAATCAAACGTTTGTATCCATTATGCATGCCAATAACGAAATTGGTAACTTAAACGATGTTCAAGCTATTAGCGAGATTTGTTTAAAATATAATGCCGTTTTTCATTCGGATACAGTACAAACCATGGGCCATTACCAGCATGATCTGCAGCAATTAAAAACGCATTTTATTGTAGGATCCGCTCATAAATTTCATGGTCCTAAAGGAGTTGGTTTTATTTATACGAATGGTGCTGTAAAAATTCCGCCGCTTATTCATGGTGGTTCGCAGGAACGGAATATGCGGGGTGGAACCGAAAATGTTTACGGCATTATTGGTTTGGCCAAAGCTCTGGAAATTGCCTACCGCGATATGGATAAGCATCAGCAGTATATTCAAAGCTTAAAAAACCGCATGATTGAACGATTAACGGCCCAAATTCCGGATGTGCAATTTAACGGCAACTCAGCTATAGCCGAAAAAAGCTTGTATACTGTGTTAAATGTAAGTTTACCTCCTTCTGATATTACGGAAATGTTGCTTTTTAATTTAGATATAAATAAAATTTCAGCTTCTGGGGGTAGTGCCTGTACCAGCGGCGCCAATGCCGGTTCGCATGTTTTAAGTGCCTTAAACTGTGATCCGGACCGGGGAGCTATTCGTTTTTCATTTAGCAAATACAATACGCCTGCCGAAATTGACTATGCGGCAGAAAAATTAGCTGGTTTATACGTTAAAGTGCCAGCATAA